A window of Actinomycetota bacterium genomic DNA:
TGGCTGTGGACCAGTGACCCGGCCGCCGCCACCGCCGACATCGACCGGGTCTGGCAGGCCTTCCTCCGCCGCTTTGACCTCGAACACACCTTCAGGTTCTTCAAGCAGGCCCTCGGGTGGACGACCCCCAAGCTGCGTGACCCCGACGCCGCCGACCGCTGGACCTGGCTGGTCATCGCCGCGCACACCCAACTGCGTCTGGCTCGTGACCTGACCCTCGACCTGCGCCGACCGTGGGAGCGGCCCTGCCAACCCGGGCGGCTGACCCCCGCCCGGGTCCGCCGCGGATTTCGCCGCATCCGACCGAAGATCACCCTCCCGGCCAGCGCTCCGAAACCCAGCCGACCCGGCCCCGGGCGCCCGCCCGGCGTCCCCAACCAGCGCCGCGCTCCCCGCCACGACGTCGGCAAAATCGCCAAACGCGCCCGCACCCCGAAGGCTCATCAACAGACCAGGGGTTAAACGACAAGCTAAGAGCTCCCACCGAAATAAGTCCGGCCATCTCGGGCGTGTCGTGTCCTCCTCACCTGTCCTCACCCGGGGCTGCGGTCACGGTGTAGTTCCAGTCACCGTGAAACTCGTGTCGTTGCAGGTGGAGGGCCTCGAAGGCCTTCATCTCCTTGTCGGTGATCTTGATGCCGCGCGGGTAGGTGTTCGTGTCGAGCTCGGCCTGGATACTCAGCCCGGTCTTGGTGGTGGTCGCCGCGATGGTCTCGACGACCACCTCGTG
This region includes:
- a CDS encoding transposase — its product is WLWTSDPAAATADIDRVWQAFLRRFDLEHTFRFFKQALGWTTPKLRDPDAADRWTWLVIAAHTQLRLARDLTLDLRRPWERPCQPGRLTPARVRRGFRRIRPKITLPASAPKPSRPGPGRPPGVPNQRRAPRHDVGKIAKRARTPKAHQQTRG